A genome region from Labrus mixtus chromosome 9, fLabMix1.1, whole genome shotgun sequence includes the following:
- the LOC132980334 gene encoding P2Y purinoceptor 3 isoform X1 has protein sequence MLHFLLLSLWSVKMPYSVDSFPTETLISETFSLDFYSSSEHTTELYSAESFIPSIDNISRSSGLRCTYKEDFKRILLPVVYSFVFLLGLPLNAAVILNIWRTRPHLTKNNIYMLNLAIADFLYVLSLPLLIYNYGSHDYWPFGEFSCKLVRFQFYSNLHGSILFLTCISVHRYVGICHPLAMWLKQGGSRLAWCICGGVWLVVAILCAPTFHFAAIGIQRNRTVCYDLSTPNKSLDYYPYGMALTCLGFLLPFMVVLVCYCRMAHILCRPVSYQGVTLATGEKRDKAVRMIILVTTVFCISFLPFHLTKTMYLVIRTLSGAPCETRNLFSIIYKSTRPFASMNSLLDPILFYFTQPRYRRSTKRFMVRITTLKEKGTSV, from the exons AGTGTGAAGATGCCATATTCTGTCGACTCCTTCCCAACAGAAACACTCATCTCTGAAACTTTCTCTCTGGACTTCTACTCCagcagtgaacacaccacagagctgtactcGGCAGAAAGCTTCATCCCCAGCATCGACAACATCAGCAGGTCGAGTGGCCTCCGCTGCACCTATAAAGAAGACTTCAAACGTATTTTACTCCCTGTCGTGTAtagctttgtgtttctgcttgGCCTTCCTCTAAACGCAGCTGTTATACTGAATATATGGAGGACTCGACCACATCTGACCAAAAACAACATCTACATGCTCAACTTAGCCATAGCCGACTTTCTGTACGTGTTGTCCCTTCCCCTGCTCATCTACAACTACGGCAGCCATGACTACTGGCCCTTTGGGGAGTTTTCCTGTAAACTGGTCCGGTTTCAGTTCTACAG TAATCTACATGGCAGCATCCTTTTCCTCACCTGCATCAGCGTGCACCGCTACGTGGGAATTTGCCATCCTCTCGCCATGTGGCTGAAACAAGGTGGATCCAGGCTGGCATGGTGTATCTGTGGAGGGGTTTGGCTTGTGGTCGCCATCCTGTGCGCCCCAACTTTTCACTTTGCAGCAATAGGAATCCAGAGAAACCGCACTGTGTGTTATGACTTAAGCACACCAAATAAATCACTAGACTACTATCCTTACGGCATGGCTCTGACCTGCCTCGGCTTCTTGTTGCCTTTTATGGTCGTGTTGGTGTGCTACTGTCGTATGGCCCACATCCTTTGCCGCCCGGTTTCCTACCAGGGTGTCACCTTGGCAACTGGGGAGAAACGAGACAAAGCGGTGAGGATGATCATTTTGGTGACTACAGTTTTCTGCATAAGCTTCCTGCCGTTTCATCTCACAAAGACCATGTACCTGGTGATACGAACTCTGtctggtgccccgtgtgagacAAGAAACCTGTTCTCCATCATCTATAAGAGCACCAGGCCGTTCGCCAGCATGAACAGCTTGCTGGACCCCATCCTTTTTTACTTCACTCAGCCCCGCTACCGCAGGAGCACCAAGAGGTTTATGGTCAGAATCACCACCCTGAAGGAGAAGGGCACCAGTGTGTGA
- the LOC132980334 gene encoding P2Y purinoceptor 3 isoform X2, producing MPYSVDSFPTETLISETFSLDFYSSSEHTTELYSAESFIPSIDNISRSSGLRCTYKEDFKRILLPVVYSFVFLLGLPLNAAVILNIWRTRPHLTKNNIYMLNLAIADFLYVLSLPLLIYNYGSHDYWPFGEFSCKLVRFQFYSNLHGSILFLTCISVHRYVGICHPLAMWLKQGGSRLAWCICGGVWLVVAILCAPTFHFAAIGIQRNRTVCYDLSTPNKSLDYYPYGMALTCLGFLLPFMVVLVCYCRMAHILCRPVSYQGVTLATGEKRDKAVRMIILVTTVFCISFLPFHLTKTMYLVIRTLSGAPCETRNLFSIIYKSTRPFASMNSLLDPILFYFTQPRYRRSTKRFMVRITTLKEKGTSV from the exons ATGCCATATTCTGTCGACTCCTTCCCAACAGAAACACTCATCTCTGAAACTTTCTCTCTGGACTTCTACTCCagcagtgaacacaccacagagctgtactcGGCAGAAAGCTTCATCCCCAGCATCGACAACATCAGCAGGTCGAGTGGCCTCCGCTGCACCTATAAAGAAGACTTCAAACGTATTTTACTCCCTGTCGTGTAtagctttgtgtttctgcttgGCCTTCCTCTAAACGCAGCTGTTATACTGAATATATGGAGGACTCGACCACATCTGACCAAAAACAACATCTACATGCTCAACTTAGCCATAGCCGACTTTCTGTACGTGTTGTCCCTTCCCCTGCTCATCTACAACTACGGCAGCCATGACTACTGGCCCTTTGGGGAGTTTTCCTGTAAACTGGTCCGGTTTCAGTTCTACAG TAATCTACATGGCAGCATCCTTTTCCTCACCTGCATCAGCGTGCACCGCTACGTGGGAATTTGCCATCCTCTCGCCATGTGGCTGAAACAAGGTGGATCCAGGCTGGCATGGTGTATCTGTGGAGGGGTTTGGCTTGTGGTCGCCATCCTGTGCGCCCCAACTTTTCACTTTGCAGCAATAGGAATCCAGAGAAACCGCACTGTGTGTTATGACTTAAGCACACCAAATAAATCACTAGACTACTATCCTTACGGCATGGCTCTGACCTGCCTCGGCTTCTTGTTGCCTTTTATGGTCGTGTTGGTGTGCTACTGTCGTATGGCCCACATCCTTTGCCGCCCGGTTTCCTACCAGGGTGTCACCTTGGCAACTGGGGAGAAACGAGACAAAGCGGTGAGGATGATCATTTTGGTGACTACAGTTTTCTGCATAAGCTTCCTGCCGTTTCATCTCACAAAGACCATGTACCTGGTGATACGAACTCTGtctggtgccccgtgtgagacAAGAAACCTGTTCTCCATCATCTATAAGAGCACCAGGCCGTTCGCCAGCATGAACAGCTTGCTGGACCCCATCCTTTTTTACTTCACTCAGCCCCGCTACCGCAGGAGCACCAAGAGGTTTATGGTCAGAATCACCACCCTGAAGGAGAAGGGCACCAGTGTGTGA